In the Triticum aestivum cultivar Chinese Spring chromosome 2B, IWGSC CS RefSeq v2.1, whole genome shotgun sequence genome, TCCGGCAACCGCCTCACCGGCCCGCTCCCCTCCGAGCTCGCCAACTGCCGCTTCCTCAACTCGCTCAAGCTCAGCGACAACGCCTTCTCCGGCCAGATCCCCGCCTCCCTCGCGCGCCTCGACCGCCTCAAGGCGCTCGACCTCTCCGGGAACCACCTCGAGGGCCAGATCCCGTCCCAGCTCGGCTCTGCCTTCTCCAAGGACTCCTTCTCCGGGAACTCGGGCCTCTGTGGCCACCCTGTGTCCTCGCGCTGCGGCGGCGGACTTGGGGGCACCGGCCTCGGCATCGTTATTGCTGCCGGGGTCTTCGGCGCCGCCGCTTCGCTGCTCCTCGCCTTCTTCTTCTGGCGATGCACCGGGAAGGGCAAGGCTGgccgccgccgccagggccgcGGGGGAAGCGAGTCGGAGGTTACTGCCGCCGAAGACGGGAGCTGGTGGGCGGAGCGCCTGCGGGCCGCACACAACCGCCTGGCCCCGGTGTCCTTGTTCCAGAAACCGATCGTCAAGGTCAAGCTTGCCGACCTGCTGGCAGCCACACAGGACTTCAGCACAAGCCACATCGTGGTGGCCGGGAGCTCGCGGGCAGGGACCGCATACCGGGCCGTGCTGCGCGACGGGTCTGCGCTGACGGTGAAGCGCCTGCACTCATGCCCTCTCTCAGAGAAGGCGTTCAGGTCGGAGATGGGGCGGATTGGGCAGCTGCGCCACCCCAACATCGTGCCGCTGCTGGGGTTCTGTGTTgttgaggaggagcggctgctggtgTACAAGCATATGGAGAGTGGGGCTCTttccaaggtgatgaaggagccaGGGGAGACATTGCTGGATTGGGCGACGCGGCTCAGGATTGCTGTTGGGGCGGCGCGTGGTCTTGCGTGGCTGCACCATGGTTTCCAGATGCCACAGATTCACCAGAACTTGAGCTCAAGCGCGGTGCTTCTCGACGAGGACTATGAGGCTCGGATCACAGATGTTGGGCTCACAAGGCTGGTCCGGATGGCCCCAGGTGAAGGTGGAGATACAAGCCCCTTCCTCAATGGCGACTTCGGGGAGTTTGGGTATGTTGCCCCAGAGTATGCTAGCAATCCAGTTGGTACCATGAAGGGTGATACATATGCTTTTGGGGTCATACTATTGGAGCTCGTGAGCGGGCAGGAGGCTGCCTCTGTGTCAAGTGATGTGGGTGAAGGATTCAAGGGGACATTGGTGGATTGGGTATATCAGCTCAAGAGCACCGGCCGAATCGCCGATGCTGTGGATAAGTCATTGAAGGGCTCTGATGCAGAGATCAGCGAGTTCTTGAAGGTGGCTTTTCAGTGTATTGTGGCTCGGCCAAAGGAGAGGATCTCAATGTACAGGGTTTACCACTCTCTGAAGAGCATTGGAACGGGCCGTGATGTCTCGGAGCAGTTTGACGAATTTCCGCTGGCCTATAACAAGGACGACGCGGACACCTGATGGCTGCGACGCCTCGGATTGTGAACCGCTTGGTCAGGCTTAATACGCTGCTACTTGTGTAGCTCTGGCTGTTGAATTGATCGAGGGCATGCCCAGACATCCGCTGCAAAACCATTATACTGCCGGATAATCCATTCGATCATGGCACCGTATCATGGTGAGATAATCATGTAAGCTGTAAGATTAGTCTGCATTGTCTCTTAAGTGCTAGTGCTTGTAGTATCTTTGTGGAACTGTAATTCTTGTTGTGTCTAAATTCTGATATCACCTTCTTGGAACAACTGGCCTGCTCTGCAGTCCCCTATACAAACGAGACTGGCATTCAAAAAATTGATCGTTTATCAATTTACCTTAATTTTacagaaatatttaactttgtttgCATGGCCGTTTTGTAGCACTCTGTTATCTCCTACTCATATATGGTCATTATGTAGCATGCTAATCATCTCATTTACTCCCTCCGGTTCATAGTAAGTGTCGTGGTTCTGTGAATTTGCTTGATGATATCCCCTATCTCATTTGTCTCTTATTATTGTCATCTGTCTCTTATttcggatcggagggagtaccattttctcTTGTGAATTTCCTCGATCATATCCCCTATCTCAattctcatgtactccctccgtcccaaaattcttgtcttacatttgtctaaatatggatgtatcaagtcacgtcttagtattagatacatccgtatctagacaaatctaagacaagaattttgggacggagggagtatttcgcgTGCTCTGCGCTACGCACTTTGCTATTGTTGGCAATACTCCAATTTGGGTGCTAATAAAATCCTCCAACATACATTTCCAAGCCATGTGTCTTTGCCCTATACCTTTCAACCTTGGACCATTTACTTGTAGCCTCTGCTCTGTATTCTGAAGACCGATTTTGAAGCATTATAATGTGCAAAAGACATCGTCATCCTGACTTCTAAATTGTATTAGCTCTTCATTTCCCCCTAAACCCGCGTTATCTCCGTTCTTATCTGGCTGGCCCTCCTGCTATATTgtatgctttgtttgatttgaaagTCAGCTCTTCGTGAGAGATAACAATAATCAGTTCCACCGCACATCCCATGCCCAGTCTGCATGCATAATTGTCACCATCACGGGCTCTCACATCAGATCAGAGTCCTAAATTTGACCTTTCCTGGCGATAGCGAGCGTTATTCCGCCGGTCTATTGACCAGCAGAAGAGTATAACAGTAGTACTACTTTTAATACTCGGGCGGCCAGAAAGCTTGAAACTGAGAAAACCAACTGTGGGGTGACAGCACCGTATTTCAGCCATTTATTTACCCTTGAGAACGAATCACTGTAGGAAGGTGGGGATGCACAGAGAAGACAGACAGATGTACCATGGCGGCCCTGTTTGAATCCTGTGCTTAGCTGTCGCCTGCAGTTGTTGTATTATTGTACTGTACGTACAAGTCTGTCCAGATTTGCATGTTGCGCATAGAAAAGACAAAATGGCGCAGCTAAACTAACCTAACCCCTCTGCCCAAAGTTTGTCGCGGGAATTGGACTACTGTATGTGTAAAGATGTATTTTGCCTGTGTCTCGGCTAGCCTTTTTACTGCTTGGTAAGTTGCCAATTGCCTGCCTCATATTTATTCCTGCGGCAAATCCGGCCTGATCTCTTTGGAttgaaggattttcataggaatatTGGAGGATTCCAATTCATTGGATTTTTTCCTAAAGAAGCCCTTTGGATCAAAGGAACCACACCTCCAAAATTCCTATGGATGCATTCCTACACCTCAATCCTATAGGAATTTCAACATCCACTATAACCTCTTTTTTACACTGATTCGCGTAGGATCGAGGCActtttcctgtgtttttcctgtgttCCATCCAAATGACCATTCTTGTAGTTTTCCTCTATTTTGTAATCCTCTGTTTTGCACCTACAATCCCGTCAAATTCCTGTGTTTTTTGAATTCCTTTGTTTTCTAATCCTGTGATCCAAAGAAGCCCTGAACCAAGTTCTACTCCTCTCTTAAGTCTGAACTGAACGCCAAGCACAGCTACGAGTTATCTGCTCGTAACTTGTAGTGATGCTACTATTGATTCAGTAGTGTGACCTGGAAGGCTGGAGGTGGTCGGCAGCTGGCATCAGCAGATCGGTCGCAATGATGGCGTGCCTTATCTGTCTGTAGGATACACCAGCGCTGGGCCTCCCCCTACACGGAGGGGGAGGGGGGGCCTGCACGATTCATGAACAGAAGGGTAGCGAAGAACGATGGTCTGATCGAACGATGTGTTTGACCGGCTCCTTAATACTATGTCGCCATGAATGCTGGAACGCCATGGCTGGACGAAGGGAGCCGTGCAGTGCAGAATTTCATGTACGGATACGTTGCAAGTCACGCAATACTCCTTGCATTCCATAATGTAGAGTGTATAGATTTTCTCAAAAGTCAAACATTATAAACTTAAAACATTCGTATTTAAAATACCAAATGCATATCGTTACGATAACTTTGTGCTGAATCGGTGACAGTTAATATGTATCGGAGGGAGTAGGGCATCTTATATAACAGTGAAGACAGGGAGGGAGTAGAAAACGAAAGAGGGAATGGGAATGAAACAGCGGCTGGCGCTGTGCTCGACACAAATACACGGATGA is a window encoding:
- the LOC123045824 gene encoding probable inactive receptor kinase At1g27190 (The sequence of the model RefSeq protein was modified relative to this genomic sequence to represent the inferred CDS: added 28 bases not found in genome assembly), yielding MPPSLRLLLLLALALALTLPPAAPQPAPGSAAQPQEDDAKCLRGVKSDLRDPEGRLSSWTSNTSAGAVCDFSGISCWNPQESRILAVSLSGFGLQGKIPPALQYCRSANTLDLSSNALEGQIPPALCDWIPFVVNLDLSGNRLTGPLPSELANCRFLNSLKLSDNAFSGQIPASLARLDRLKALDLSGNHLEGQIPSQLGSAFSKDSFSGNSGLCGHPVSSRCGGGLGGTGLGIVIAAGVFGAAASLLLAFFFWRCTGKGKAGRRRQGRGGSESEVTAAEDGSWWAERLRAAHNRLAPVSLFQKPIVKVKLADLLAATQDFSTSHIVVAGSSRAGTAYRAVLRDGSALTVKRLHSCPLSEKAFRSEMGRIGQLRHPNIVPLLGFCVVEEERLLVYKHMESGALSKVMKEPGETLLDWATRLRIAVGAARGLAWLHHGFQMPQIHQNLSSSAVLLDEDYEARITDVGLTRLVRMAPGEGGDTSPFLNGDFGEFGYVAPEYASNPVGTMKGDTYAFGVILLELVSGQEAASVSSDVGEGFKGTLVDWVYQLKSTGRIADAVDKSLKGSDAEISEFLKVAFQCIVARPKERISMYRVYHSLKSIGTGRDVSEQFDEFPLAYNKDDADT